A window from Parus major isolate Abel chromosome 27, Parus_major1.1, whole genome shotgun sequence encodes these proteins:
- the TTC25 gene encoding tetratricopeptide repeat protein 25 isoform X1: MADDESLPVVTFGSLMTEGTTLSRRGLHDKALGCFNDALKLRAGDKHCLITRSKCFLKLGDTENSLKDAEASLQIDKTFPEGLYQKAEALYTMGDFEFALVFYHRGRRLRPDMHKFQLGINKAEEAIVNCIGNPSSLKLESKEELCFVSRQAELQSKKDKQKQQNKPKDQKDQKQTKKQSPKTEQQLLGELYADKAYLEKLLKDEDLMQSSTRQGIKVMDLVLDGISYLNHRRDFWQQQKPIYARVYERKVLRQGRLQDKKQKPSDISRSIAKNMEDIDLLLARGSAEESCRKAERMLKKIQTWSENEVPNKNELIGNLHSCIGSAQLAMGQMEAALRSHKMDLDCARQNSLTDAVSRALDNIGHVYARIGKFQQAINTWEEKIPLAQSSLEKAWLFHEIGRCYLELDKAEVAQDYGQKSLQSADEEGDVEWQLHATVLVAQAQVKMKDYRSAIMNFERALEKAKLVPSETAQNAIIAALDNVSKSFIAELNKSHKDGILSLKDRLFSSEDIKNTPENVKEEGNEDEKPSEEARNGT; the protein is encoded by the exons ATGGCGGACGATGAGTCCTTGCCCGTCGTCACCTTCGGGAGTCTCATGACGGAGGGGACAACCCTGAGCCGGCGCGGCCTGCACGACAAGGCTCTGGGTTGCTTCAATGAC GCACTGAAGCTGAGAGCAGGAGACAAGCACTGCCTCATCACCCGCTCCAAGTGTTTTCTGAAACTTGGAGACACAGAAAACTCCTTGAAAGATGCTGAAGCCTCGCTTCAAATTGACAAGACATTCCCCGAG GGGCTTTACCAAAAAGCAGAGGCCCTGTACACCATGGGTGACTTTGAGTTCGCGCTGGTGTTTTACCACCGAGGCCGAAGGCTCCGCCCAGATATGCACAAGTTCCAACTGGGCATCAACAAGGCCGAGGAGGCGATTGTCAACTGCATTGGAA ACCCATCCTCGCTGAAGCTGGAGAGCAaggaggagctgtgctttgtgagcaggcaggcagag CTGCAGAGcaaaaaagacaaacagaaacagcaaaacaaaccaaaggaTCAAAAGGATCAAAAACAGACAAAGAAGCAGAGTCCAAAAACAGAGCAACAGCTTCTGGGAGAGCTTTATGCTGACAAGGCATACCTGGAGAAGTTGCTCAAGGATGAAg ACTtgatgcagagcagcacaaggcagGGGATCAAAGTCATGGACCTGGTTTTGGATGGCATCTCCTACCTGAACCACCGGCGGGacttctggcagcagcagaagccgATTTACGCCCGGGTGTACGAGCGCAAGGTCCTGCGGCAGGGGCGGCTGCAGGACAAGAAACAGAAACCATCTGACATTAGCAGATCCATCGCAAAGAATATGGAGGATATTGATCTGT tgctggcCAGAGGTTCTGCTgaggaaagctgcaggaaagctgAGCGTATGCTGAAAAAGATCCAAACCTGGTCTGAGAATGAAGTTCCCAACAAGAATGAACTGATTGGGAACCTCCACAGCTGCATTGGGAGTGCACAGTTGGCCATGGGACAGATGGAGGCAGCTTTGCGCAGCCATAAGATGGATCTGGATTGTGCCAGGCAGAA CTCTCTGACAGATGCCGTGTCCCGGGCCCTGGACAACATCGGCCACGTGTACGCCCGAATTGGCAAGTTCCAGCAGGCCATCAACAC ctgggaggagaagaTTCCACTGGCCCaatccagcctggagaaggccTGGCTGTTCCATGAAATTGGGCGGTGCTACCTCGAGCTGGATAAAGCTGAAGTAGCCCAAGATTATGGCCAGAAGTCCCTGCAGTCAGCAGATGAAGAGGGAGATGTGGAGTGGCAGCTCCACGCCACCGTGCTGGTGGCACAGGCACAAG TGAAAATGAAAGACTACCGCTCTGCAATCATGAATTTTGAAAGGGCTCTGGAGAAGGCGAAGCTTGTGCCCAGTGAAACTGCTCAAAATGCCATCATAGCG GCCTTGGATAATGTGAGCAAAAGCTTCATTGCAGAGCTGAACAAAAGCCACAAAGATGGGATTCTCTCACTTAAAG atcGCCTCTTCAGCAGTGAAGACATAAAAAACACCCCTGAGAACGTGAAAGAGGAAGGGAATGAAGATGAAAAGCCGTCAGAGGAAGCCAGAAACGGTACATAA
- the CNP gene encoding 2',3'-cyclic-nucleotide 3'-phosphodiesterase isoform X2, with the protein MSTQSAKERPESLHFPFLDDEETISTLKESKTFFILRGLPGSGKSTLAQAIHDRYKDACRVISVDHYKITPLIRSTIPEEYSKVDEDLVDYCKREISVIVLDDTHHERERLDQLFDIADKYRYKVIFAEPKTPWRLDCPQLKDKNQWKLTVEELKKMKPSLEKEFLPMYFGWFLSKRSSEILRKAGQAFLDELGSLKAFKKESKYFPSAIEDPKIKIDLTSYFVKRPPGVLHCTTKYTEFGKAAGAEEYAQQEAVKASYGKGFTLSISALFITTKTVGARIELSEQQLLLWPGDADKILPTDNLPRGSRAHITLGCANGVEAVQTGLDLLEFVKLEKAGNKGEQVGEIGGGKLLYFDNGMWMLVLSKKIDVRAIFSGYYGKGKLVPTQSTNKRGSAFSSCTII; encoded by the exons atgtctACTCAATCAGCGAAAGAGAGACCTGAGAGTTTGCATTTCCCATTCCTGGATGATGAAGAAACCATCTCCACACTCAAAGAATCCAAAACCTTTTTCATCCTCCGGGGCCTGCCTGGCAGCGGGAAGTCCACCCTCGCCCAGGCCATCCACGATCGGTACAAAGACGCCTGCAGGGTCATCTCTGTCGATCACTATAAAATCACACCTCTAATAAGAAGCACCATTCCTGAAGAGTACTCCAAGGTGGATGAGGATCTAGTTGACTATTGCAAACGGGAGATCAGCGTCATCGTTTTGGATGACACTCACCATGAGCGGGAACGGCTGGACCAGCTCTTTGACATTGCCGACAAGTACCGGTACAAAGTCATCTTTGCCGAACCCAAAACCCCGTGGCGCTTGGATTGTCCCCAGCTAAAGGACAAGAATCAATGGAAACTAACTGTGGAAGAGCTGAAGAAGATGAAGCCAAGCTTGGAGAAGGAATTCCTCCCCATGTATTTTGGGTGGTTTTTGAGCAAAAGAAGTTCGGAGATCCTGAGGAAGGCTGGCCAGGCATTCTTGGATGAGCTTGGGAGTCTCAAAGCCTTCAAAAAGGAGAGTAAATACT TTCCTTCTGCTATCGAAgatcccaaaataaaaatagatctCACCAGCTACTTTGTGAAGAGGCCACCTGGGGTCCTGCACTGCACCACAAAATACACTGAGTTTGGAAAAGCAGCCGGAGCTGAGGAATATGCGCAGCAGGAA GCCGTGAAGGCTTCCTACGGCAAAGGCTTCACCCTCTCCATCTCGGCGCTGTTCATCACCACAAAGACTGTCGGGGCTCGCATCGAGCTGAGcgagcagcagctgctgctctggcccGGGGACGCCGACAAGATCCTGCCCACGGACAACCTCCCGCGGGGCAGCCGCGCCCACATCACCCTCGGCTGCGCCAACGGCGTCGAAGCCGTCCAGACCGGGCTCGACCTGCTGGAGTTTGtgaagctggaaaaggcagggaaCAAAGGGGAGCAAGTGGGGGAAATTGGAGGAGGGAAACTGCTGTATTTTGATAACGGTATGTGGATGCTTGTCCTGTCTAAAAAGATTGATGTGAGGGCGATATTTTCGGGATACTATGGGAAGGGAAAACTTGTGCCAACGCAGAGCACCAACAAACGGGGCTCTGCCTTTAGCTCCTGCACCATCATCtag
- the TTC25 gene encoding tetratricopeptide repeat protein 25 isoform X2, producing MGDFEFALVFYHRGRRLRPDMHKFQLGINKAEEAIVNCIGNPSSLKLESKEELCFVSRQAELQSKKDKQKQQNKPKDQKDQKQTKKQSPKTEQQLLGELYADKAYLEKLLKDEDLMQSSTRQGIKVMDLVLDGISYLNHRRDFWQQQKPIYARVYERKVLRQGRLQDKKQKPSDISRSIAKNMEDIDLLLARGSAEESCRKAERMLKKIQTWSENEVPNKNELIGNLHSCIGSAQLAMGQMEAALRSHKMDLDCARQNSLTDAVSRALDNIGHVYARIGKFQQAINTWEEKIPLAQSSLEKAWLFHEIGRCYLELDKAEVAQDYGQKSLQSADEEGDVEWQLHATVLVAQAQVKMKDYRSAIMNFERALEKAKLVPSETAQNAIIAALDNVSKSFIAELNKSHKDGILSLKDRLFSSEDIKNTPENVKEEGNEDEKPSEEARNGT from the exons ATGGGTGACTTTGAGTTCGCGCTGGTGTTTTACCACCGAGGCCGAAGGCTCCGCCCAGATATGCACAAGTTCCAACTGGGCATCAACAAGGCCGAGGAGGCGATTGTCAACTGCATTGGAA ACCCATCCTCGCTGAAGCTGGAGAGCAaggaggagctgtgctttgtgagcaggcaggcagag CTGCAGAGcaaaaaagacaaacagaaacagcaaaacaaaccaaaggaTCAAAAGGATCAAAAACAGACAAAGAAGCAGAGTCCAAAAACAGAGCAACAGCTTCTGGGAGAGCTTTATGCTGACAAGGCATACCTGGAGAAGTTGCTCAAGGATGAAg ACTtgatgcagagcagcacaaggcagGGGATCAAAGTCATGGACCTGGTTTTGGATGGCATCTCCTACCTGAACCACCGGCGGGacttctggcagcagcagaagccgATTTACGCCCGGGTGTACGAGCGCAAGGTCCTGCGGCAGGGGCGGCTGCAGGACAAGAAACAGAAACCATCTGACATTAGCAGATCCATCGCAAAGAATATGGAGGATATTGATCTGT tgctggcCAGAGGTTCTGCTgaggaaagctgcaggaaagctgAGCGTATGCTGAAAAAGATCCAAACCTGGTCTGAGAATGAAGTTCCCAACAAGAATGAACTGATTGGGAACCTCCACAGCTGCATTGGGAGTGCACAGTTGGCCATGGGACAGATGGAGGCAGCTTTGCGCAGCCATAAGATGGATCTGGATTGTGCCAGGCAGAA CTCTCTGACAGATGCCGTGTCCCGGGCCCTGGACAACATCGGCCACGTGTACGCCCGAATTGGCAAGTTCCAGCAGGCCATCAACAC ctgggaggagaagaTTCCACTGGCCCaatccagcctggagaaggccTGGCTGTTCCATGAAATTGGGCGGTGCTACCTCGAGCTGGATAAAGCTGAAGTAGCCCAAGATTATGGCCAGAAGTCCCTGCAGTCAGCAGATGAAGAGGGAGATGTGGAGTGGCAGCTCCACGCCACCGTGCTGGTGGCACAGGCACAAG TGAAAATGAAAGACTACCGCTCTGCAATCATGAATTTTGAAAGGGCTCTGGAGAAGGCGAAGCTTGTGCCCAGTGAAACTGCTCAAAATGCCATCATAGCG GCCTTGGATAATGTGAGCAAAAGCTTCATTGCAGAGCTGAACAAAAGCCACAAAGATGGGATTCTCTCACTTAAAG atcGCCTCTTCAGCAGTGAAGACATAAAAAACACCCCTGAGAACGTGAAAGAGGAAGGGAATGAAGATGAAAAGCCGTCAGAGGAAGCCAGAAACGGTACATAA
- the CNP gene encoding 2',3'-cyclic-nucleotide 3'-phosphodiesterase isoform X1: protein MNKGFSKKSHTFLPKIFRKMSTQSAKERPESLHFPFLDDEETISTLKESKTFFILRGLPGSGKSTLAQAIHDRYKDACRVISVDHYKITPLIRSTIPEEYSKVDEDLVDYCKREISVIVLDDTHHERERLDQLFDIADKYRYKVIFAEPKTPWRLDCPQLKDKNQWKLTVEELKKMKPSLEKEFLPMYFGWFLSKRSSEILRKAGQAFLDELGSLKAFKKESKYFPSAIEDPKIKIDLTSYFVKRPPGVLHCTTKYTEFGKAAGAEEYAQQEAVKASYGKGFTLSISALFITTKTVGARIELSEQQLLLWPGDADKILPTDNLPRGSRAHITLGCANGVEAVQTGLDLLEFVKLEKAGNKGEQVGEIGGGKLLYFDNGMWMLVLSKKIDVRAIFSGYYGKGKLVPTQSTNKRGSAFSSCTII, encoded by the exons ATG AACAAAGGCTTCTCCAAGAAGAGTCACACTTTCCTGcctaaaatatttagaaaaatgtctACTCAATCAGCGAAAGAGAGACCTGAGAGTTTGCATTTCCCATTCCTGGATGATGAAGAAACCATCTCCACACTCAAAGAATCCAAAACCTTTTTCATCCTCCGGGGCCTGCCTGGCAGCGGGAAGTCCACCCTCGCCCAGGCCATCCACGATCGGTACAAAGACGCCTGCAGGGTCATCTCTGTCGATCACTATAAAATCACACCTCTAATAAGAAGCACCATTCCTGAAGAGTACTCCAAGGTGGATGAGGATCTAGTTGACTATTGCAAACGGGAGATCAGCGTCATCGTTTTGGATGACACTCACCATGAGCGGGAACGGCTGGACCAGCTCTTTGACATTGCCGACAAGTACCGGTACAAAGTCATCTTTGCCGAACCCAAAACCCCGTGGCGCTTGGATTGTCCCCAGCTAAAGGACAAGAATCAATGGAAACTAACTGTGGAAGAGCTGAAGAAGATGAAGCCAAGCTTGGAGAAGGAATTCCTCCCCATGTATTTTGGGTGGTTTTTGAGCAAAAGAAGTTCGGAGATCCTGAGGAAGGCTGGCCAGGCATTCTTGGATGAGCTTGGGAGTCTCAAAGCCTTCAAAAAGGAGAGTAAATACT TTCCTTCTGCTATCGAAgatcccaaaataaaaatagatctCACCAGCTACTTTGTGAAGAGGCCACCTGGGGTCCTGCACTGCACCACAAAATACACTGAGTTTGGAAAAGCAGCCGGAGCTGAGGAATATGCGCAGCAGGAA GCCGTGAAGGCTTCCTACGGCAAAGGCTTCACCCTCTCCATCTCGGCGCTGTTCATCACCACAAAGACTGTCGGGGCTCGCATCGAGCTGAGcgagcagcagctgctgctctggcccGGGGACGCCGACAAGATCCTGCCCACGGACAACCTCCCGCGGGGCAGCCGCGCCCACATCACCCTCGGCTGCGCCAACGGCGTCGAAGCCGTCCAGACCGGGCTCGACCTGCTGGAGTTTGtgaagctggaaaaggcagggaaCAAAGGGGAGCAAGTGGGGGAAATTGGAGGAGGGAAACTGCTGTATTTTGATAACGGTATGTGGATGCTTGTCCTGTCTAAAAAGATTGATGTGAGGGCGATATTTTCGGGATACTATGGGAAGGGAAAACTTGTGCCAACGCAGAGCACCAACAAACGGGGCTCTGCCTTTAGCTCCTGCACCATCATCtag